The Kineosporia corallincola region TCCGGTCACACCGTGCGCGCCTACTGTGGCGACGCGGCCGAGCTGCTGCGACACGCCCGGGCCACGTCTGCGACCGGCACAGGCCAGGGGGAACCGCTCGACCGGCTGCTCACCCTGGCCGTTCTGCGTTCCTGGCTGGCCTCGCTGTCGACCGCCGGTCAGGCCCGCACCAGCCTGGCCCGCCGGGCCGCGAGCGCCCGCGCGCTGAGCCGCTGGCTGAACCGCACCGGCCGGCTCGCCACCGATCCCGGAGCCCGGCTCCAGGCCCCCCGCAAGGGCCGTCCCCTGCCTGGCGTGCTGCGGCAGGACCAGGCCGGGGAAGCGTTGGCCCGGGCGGCCGCCCTGATCGGGCCGGGGTCCGGTGAGCACGGTCTTCACGAAGACGGCCAGGGGACGCCGGGGTTCAGGAACGACCCCGCCGACCCGATACTCGTCCGCAATCTCGCGATGCTCGAGCTCCTGTACGCGACCGGCGTCCGAGTGGGTGAACTCTGCTCGCTGGATGTCGACGACATCGATCTCGACCGACGGACGATCCGGGTTCTCGGCAAGGGCGGCAAGGAACGGGTGGTTCCGTTCGGCGTACCCGCCGCGGACGCTCTGAAAGCCTGGCTGAATTCCGCCAGGCCCGCGCTGACCAGCGAAAACAGCGGCCCGGCCGGATTTCTCGGCCGGCGCGGAGGTCGGGTCAATCAGCGACAGGTCCGGCAGGTGGTGCATGAGGCCCTCGAACGGGTGAAAGACGCGCCCTCGCTCGGCCCGCACGGGCTACGGCACAGCGCGGCCACCCATCTTCTCGACGGCGGCGCGGACCTTCGTAGCGTTCAGGAACTGCTCGGTCACGCTACGCTCACGACAACGCAGCTCTACACCCACGTGTCCGTGGACCGGCTGCGCGCCAGCTACCGTCAGGCCCATCCCCGGGCCTGAGCACGTGATGCCTGACCGGATGCAGGGAGGGACCCGGGTGACTGCCAATGGCGACGCTCTCGTCGACGTGACCGCGGAGGATCAGGTCGCGGCCAACGAAGCGGCTCTGCGGGCGCTGTGGGAGAAGTTCAAGCTCTCCGGCGACCAGACCGTGCGTGAGCGCCTGATCCTGCACTACTCACCGCTGGTCAAGTACGTGGCCGGCCGGGTGGGTGTGGGCCTGCCGCCGAACATCGAGCAGGCAGACCTGGTCTCGTACGGCATCTTCGGCCTGATCGACGCGATCGAGAAGTTCGACATCGACCGCGCGATCAAGTTCGAGACCTATGCGATCTCCCGCATCCGCGGTGCGATCATCGACGAGCTGCGGGCGATCGACTGGATTCCGCGCTCGGTCCGCTACAAGGCCCGTGAGGTGGAACGCGCCTATGCGGCGCTGGAGGGCGAACTGCACCGCACGCCCACCGAACCCGAGGTGGCCGAACGGCTGGGCATGACGCTGGAAGAGCTGCACGCCGTCTTCTCCCAGGTCTCCTACGTCAACGTGGTGGCGCTCGACGAGCTCCTCACGGTGGGCGGTGAGAAGGGCGACAAGCTCTCTCTGGTGGACACTCTCGAAGACACCAAGGCCGAGGACCCGGTGGCCGCGTTCGAGAGCGAGGAGACGAAGTTCATGCTCTCCCGCGCGATCAACCAGCTGCCCGAGCGCGAGAAGATCGTCGTGACCCTCTACTACTACGAGGGACTCACGCTGGCCGAGATCGGCCGGGTGCTGGGGGTCACCGAGTCGCGGATCTGCCAGATGCACACCAAGGCCGTGCTCCAGCTGCGGGGCAAGCTCTCCGAGGTCAGCTGACCTGCTGTCCACAGCAGGCAGGAGGGGCGGGTTCTCCACAGGCCGGTCCTCCGGCCATCGGCCCGGCGCGGCGCCGGTCATCCTGGACCGGTGAACAGATCGCTGATCCTGATAGTCAGCTCCCTGCTGAGTCTTTCGTCAGCAATGATGGACGGCGCGGAGCCCGTGCCCACGTCCCGCTGGGAATGGCCGCTACGGCCCGTCCCGGCTCTCGTGCGGGGTTTCGTGATCGGGCCGCACCCGTGGTCACCCGGCCACCGCGGCGCTGACCTGGCCGGCAGTGCGGGGCAGCCGGTGTTCGCACCGGCTTCCGGCACCGTCAGTTTCGCCGGGGTGGTGGCCGGTAGTCCCGCCGTCAGCGTCGACCACGGTGGCGGCGTGGTGAGCAGCTACGTGCCGGTGCGCGCGCGGGTGCGGCTCGGCCAGAACGTCGAGGCCGGAGCACCGCTGGGCGACCTGCTCGCCGTCGGGCCGGCCGCGCACTGCCTGCCGAGAACCTGCCTGCACTGGGGTGTTCGGCGCGACGGTGACTACGTGGACCCGCTGGAACTGGTGGGTGTGCAGGCCGGCCCGGCGGTACTGCTGCCACTGAATTCGGATCAGGCGGCGTGACGGGCCCGCACCCGCGTCCAGGCGGGCATCAAGAGCGACGGATGCCGCAGCAGTGCGGTGAGTGGCTTCTCCAGCACGCGGTACGCGATGATCGACGTGATCACCACCATCAGCACCGAGAACAGCAGTGCCGCAGCGTGAACCACCGGGTCGGCGGGCAGGCGCACCAGCACCACCCGGCCCAGCGCGGTGAGTACCAGCACGTGCCAGAGATACATCGAGTACGACGCGTCGCCCAGCGCCTGGAGCCAGGCCGGTGCCACCCGGTCGCGGCGCTGTTCCAGCCCCACCACGCCGTAGACGACGACGGCCATGCACAGCCCGACCGGCACGGCGCGGTACCAGGTGCCGGGGAAACCGTCGACGGCCAGCGCCGCGGCGGCGCCGGCCGTGCCCACGAGGGTGAACAGCGCGGGCGCCACGAACCGGCCCCGCACGATCAGCCCACCGACCAGCGCGCCGAACAGGAACTCCAGGGCGATCGGGGCTCCGACGGTGGCCAGCCAGGGATTCGCCGAGTCCGCGAACAAGCCGGCCAGGGCCGCGGTGACCACGCCCCAGCCGACCAGCGCCGGGATCCGGCCGCGGGCGGGCAGCAGCAGGATCAGCGCGAACACCAGGTAGAAGTACATCTCGAAAGTCAGCGTCCAGCCGACCATCAGCAGCGGGAGGCCGGGCTGCGGCAACAGGAACAGTGAGGCCAGCACCTGCGGTTTGTCGTCTGCCGACGAGTTCACCATGCCGGGGGCGACCAGGAACAACGCCAGGATCGGCGCGGTGGCCAGCCAGTAGGCCGGGTAGATCCGCACCGCCCGGCGCATCAGAAACCGCCGTGCGGTGGCGTCGCCCGCGGCCAGCCGGTTCGTGGTCACCACCATGATCAGGCCGCTGATCACGAAGAACAGATCAACGCCCGCCTGACCGGGGCCGTGCAGGAATCCGGTCCAGTTCCATTCGCCGGCGAGCCAGCGGTTCTCGAACCCCGTGGGGTCGCTGATGTGAGCGAGCACCACCGCGAGTGCGGCGATACCGCGCAGAGCCTGGACATTGCGAAGCATCCCTCACCCGTCCACCGTCGGCCGTCCCGAAGAAGGTAACTGTGATTCGCCTGAGATCACCGGGAAACCGGAGAAGACGGTACGAACAGACGATGGAGGGTCCTCAGTGACGCATGTGGGCCAGGCGGTCGGCGGCCTCGGCGATCACCTCCGGCCGCTTGCAGCAGGCGAAGCGCACCAGCGAGCTGGGCCGCGACGGGTCCTCGGCGAAGGCCTGCACCGGCACACCCACCACCCCGGCCAGGCGGGGCAGGTCGTCGCACAGCGCGGCACCGTCGGAATAGCCCAGCGGCGCGGCGTCGGCGATCACGAAATACGTTGCCTCGCTGGCGCGTACGCCGAACCCGGCGGCGGCCAGGCCCTCGGTGAGCAGGGCGCTGCGCCGGCCCAGGTCGGCGCCGATCTCCGTCAGCACCTCGTCCGGCAGCGCCAGGCCGGTGGCCACGGCGGGCTGGAACGGGCTGCCGTTCACGTAGGTGAGGAACTGCTTGACCGCGGTGATCGCGTCCACCAGCTCGGGGCGGGCGTGCAGCCAGCCGATCTTCCAGCCGGTCACCGAGAAGGTCTTGCCGGCCGACGAGATGGTCACCGTGCGGTCGGCCATGCCGGGCAGCGTGGCGATCGGCACGTGCCGGTGCGGGGCGAAGGTGAGGTGCTCGTACACCTCGTCGGCGATCACGATCAGGTCGCGCTCGCGGGCCACGGCGGCCACGGTCTCCAGCTCGTCGGCACTGAGCACGCGGCCGGTCGGGTTGTGCGGGGTGTTCAGCAGGATCAGGCGGGTGCGGTCGGTCACGGCCGCGGCCAGGCGGTCCGGTTCCAGCCGGTACTCCGGCCACTCCAGGCGCACGGTGCGGCGCACCGCCGCCGCCATCTCGATGGCGGCCGAGTAGGAGTCGTAGATCGGCTCCAGCACCACCACCTCGTCGCCGGGCTCGGTCAGCGCGATGATGCTGGCGGTCAGGGCCTCGGTGGCGCCGGCGGTGACCAGCACCTCGGTGTCCGGGTCGGGGTCCAGGCCGTACCAGTGCCGCTGGTGATCGGCGATCGCCCGGCGCAACGGGGCGATGCCGCGGCCGGGCGGGTACTGGTTGGCACCGCCCCGGATCGCCTCGATCGCGGCCTCCAGCACCACGGCCGGGCCGTCCGAGTCGGGAAAGCCCTGCCCCAGGTTGATCGCCCCGGTCCGGGCCGCCAGCTCGCTCATCCGGGCGAAGATCGTCGGGGCGGGCACTCCGCGCCCGTCCAGAAGCCCGGCC contains the following coding sequences:
- a CDS encoding tyrosine recombinase XerC, with the translated sequence MPDRPAARSAESFVVHHREPGPQAVPGAEREAADACPEGQNAHDEVLVEEFSRHLAAERNLSGHTVRAYCGDAAELLRHARATSATGTGQGEPLDRLLTLAVLRSWLASLSTAGQARTSLARRAASARALSRWLNRTGRLATDPGARLQAPRKGRPLPGVLRQDQAGEALARAAALIGPGSGEHGLHEDGQGTPGFRNDPADPILVRNLAMLELLYATGVRVGELCSLDVDDIDLDRRTIRVLGKGGKERVVPFGVPAADALKAWLNSARPALTSENSGPAGFLGRRGGRVNQRQVRQVVHEALERVKDAPSLGPHGLRHSAATHLLDGGADLRSVQELLGHATLTTTQLYTHVSVDRLRASYRQAHPRA
- the whiG gene encoding RNA polymerase sigma factor WhiG translates to MPDRMQGGTRVTANGDALVDVTAEDQVAANEAALRALWEKFKLSGDQTVRERLILHYSPLVKYVAGRVGVGLPPNIEQADLVSYGIFGLIDAIEKFDIDRAIKFETYAISRIRGAIIDELRAIDWIPRSVRYKAREVERAYAALEGELHRTPTEPEVAERLGMTLEELHAVFSQVSYVNVVALDELLTVGGEKGDKLSLVDTLEDTKAEDPVAAFESEETKFMLSRAINQLPEREKIVVTLYYYEGLTLAEIGRVLGVTESRICQMHTKAVLQLRGKLSEVS
- a CDS encoding M23 family metallopeptidase codes for the protein MNRSLILIVSSLLSLSSAMMDGAEPVPTSRWEWPLRPVPALVRGFVIGPHPWSPGHRGADLAGSAGQPVFAPASGTVSFAGVVAGSPAVSVDHGGGVVSSYVPVRARVRLGQNVEAGAPLGDLLAVGPAAHCLPRTCLHWGVRRDGDYVDPLELVGVQAGPAVLLPLNSDQAA
- a CDS encoding acyltransferase family protein encodes the protein MLRNVQALRGIAALAVVLAHISDPTGFENRWLAGEWNWTGFLHGPGQAGVDLFFVISGLIMVVTTNRLAAGDATARRFLMRRAVRIYPAYWLATAPILALFLVAPGMVNSSADDKPQVLASLFLLPQPGLPLLMVGWTLTFEMYFYLVFALILLLPARGRIPALVGWGVVTAALAGLFADSANPWLATVGAPIALEFLFGALVGGLIVRGRFVAPALFTLVGTAGAAAALAVDGFPGTWYRAVPVGLCMAVVVYGVVGLEQRRDRVAPAWLQALGDASYSMYLWHVLVLTALGRVVLVRLPADPVVHAAALLFSVLMVVITSIIAYRVLEKPLTALLRHPSLLMPAWTRVRARHAA
- a CDS encoding pyridoxal phosphate-dependent aminotransferase — protein: MVDGTWRKVARAAGLLDGRGVPAPTIFARMSELAARTGAINLGQGFPDSDGPAVVLEAAIEAIRGGANQYPPGRGIAPLRRAIADHQRHWYGLDPDPDTEVLVTAGATEALTASIIALTEPGDEVVVLEPIYDSYSAAIEMAAAVRRTVRLEWPEYRLEPDRLAAAVTDRTRLILLNTPHNPTGRVLSADELETVAAVARERDLIVIADEVYEHLTFAPHRHVPIATLPGMADRTVTISSAGKTFSVTGWKIGWLHARPELVDAITAVKQFLTYVNGSPFQPAVATGLALPDEVLTEIGADLGRRSALLTEGLAAAGFGVRASEATYFVIADAAPLGYSDGAALCDDLPRLAGVVGVPVQAFAEDPSRPSSLVRFACCKRPEVIAEAADRLAHMRH